GCCGATGGCGCCGATGATGGCTACCAGCAGCATCAGGCCGAACAGGCTGGTGTCCAGTGTCGCAACCTTGTCGAAACGCGGTATCAGCATGCGGACCATGGCCAGTCCGCCCAGGGTCAACGCCAGGCCCAAGACCGCACCCAGGGCTCCGATCAGTCCCGATTCGATCAGGTGCTGGGCGAAGATCTCCCGGCGCTTGGCGCCGAGCGCACGGCGAAGGCCGATTTCCCCACTCTTGCGCAGGAATTTGGCCAGCAGCAGCCCGGCAGCGTTGAGCAGGCAGACCACCAGAAAGGCCACACCGACGCCGGCAAAGATGCGGGAATCATCCGGCACTACCTGATTCTGGCTCAGCCATTCCATGACATTGCTGAGCTTGTTGTTGTCTGGGCGCGGGAAGCGACCGGACTTGCGCTGTTCGGCCACATAGGCGGTCAGATAGGCCAGGTATTCCTCGCGCGCCTTGGCGTCGGGCAGTTCCACCCAGTATTGGGTCATCACGCAATCTGAGGCTCTAAGGCCGTCAAAGCCAATGCCTGGTGGTGGCTCGAAGCAGTTGATGCTGCCGTCGATGTCCATTTCCTTGGCGGTGGCCACGCTGAAAGGCAAGAAGATGTCCTCTGGATTGCTCAGCGTGTCGGTGGTGATGTCGTAGAACAGCGGATTCAGTTTCCAGGTATCGAGCACACCGACGATCGAAAAGTCCTCGTCATTGAGACGAATGCGTTCGCCAACGACCTCGGTGCGCTTGAAGACGCGATCCGCCAGTTCGCGCGAAATCACGACGACTCGCGCCTCGTTCTGGTCGTCAGCCCTGGACCACGGGCCACCTTGCAGGAAGGGGGCATCGAACATCGCGAAGAAATCGGCGCCGGCAGCGCGCACGTTGGCCAGCCGCGGTCGTACCTCGGGATCGCTGGGAACCACACTGACACTGGAACGGCGCATGGCGGTCTGGCGCATGGCCTTGGCATCGGCCATCAGGCGCTCGGCATCGCCGTGCGTGAGTTGGTTGGGTGGCAGATTGTTTTCCTCGTCGAAAGCCGAATCCTTCGACCAGTTGTCCAGCTGCACCGCATAGAGCACATCACTCTTTTGCGGAATCGGATTGCCCGAGAGCCGGTAGAGGACCGTGAAGGCGGTCATGGCGGTCGCCAGGCCGAGCGCAATGGCCAACACCATCAGCGCCGACAGCACCGGCGTGCGCTTCAGGGCCAGGGTGGCGAGT
The sequence above is drawn from the Rhodanobacteraceae bacterium genome and encodes:
- a CDS encoding ABC transporter permease, with the protein product MFTYYLKLATLALKRTPVLSALMVLAIALGLATAMTAFTVLYRLSGNPIPQKSDVLYAVQLDNWSKDSAFDEENNLPPNQLTHGDAERLMADAKAMRQTAMRRSSVSVVPSDPEVRPRLANVRAAGADFFAMFDAPFLQGGPWSRADDQNEARVVVISRELADRVFKRTEVVGERIRLNDEDFSIVGVLDTWKLNPLFYDITTDTLSNPEDIFLPFSVATAKEMDIDGSINCFEPPPGIGFDGLRASDCVMTQYWVELPDAKAREEYLAYLTAYVAEQRKSGRFPRPDNNKLSNVMEWLSQNQVVPDDSRIFAGVGVAFLVVCLLNAAGLLLAKFLRKSGEIGLRRALGAKRREIFAQHLIESGLIGALGAVLGLALTLGGLAMVRMLIPRFDKVATLDTSLFGLMLLVAIIGAIGAGAYPAWRACRIAPASQLKTN